One Rosa chinensis cultivar Old Blush chromosome 5, RchiOBHm-V2, whole genome shotgun sequence genomic region harbors:
- the LOC112167948 gene encoding probable serine/threonine-protein kinase WNK11, producing the protein MAVKDPNTFDPDSEPFVEVDPTGRFGRYDVLLGKGAVKKVYRAFDQQQGNEVAWNKVWLKKLSDDPVLSNHLDAEIKLLRELENKYIIECYSVWKDVKRNALNFVTEVCNSGNLRDYRKKHHRVNTKALKKWSKQVLEGLEYLHTHEPCIIHRDLNCVNGNNGQVKIGDLGLAATVGGSHKAHTVMGTPEFMAPELYEEDYNEMVDIYSFGMCLLEMATREIPYSECETVVKIYRKVSTGIRPESLSKVTDPEVKAFIEKSLGQPRARPSASELLRDPFFSQVIAE; encoded by the coding sequence ATGGCAGTCAAGGATCCTAATACTTTTGATCCAGATTCCGAACCATTTGTGGAGGTTGATCCAACCGGGCGTTTTGGAAGGTATGATGTTCTCCTTGGTAAGGGTGCTGTGAAGAAGGTGTATAGGGCATTTGATCAGCAGCAAGGTAACGAGGTGGCATGGAATAAGGTGTGGTTAAAGAAATTGAGCGACGATCCAGTGCTATCGAATCATTTGGACGCAGAGATTAAGCTATTGAGAGAGTTGGAGAACAAGTATATCATTGAATGTTACAGTGTTTGGAAGGATGTCAAGCGtaatgctttgaatttcgtCACTGAGGTGTGCAATTCTGGGAACCTGAGGGATTATAGGAAAAAGCATCACCGTGTGAATACCAAGGCTTTGAAGAAGTGGTCAAAGCAGGTGCTTGAGGGATTGGAGTACCTCCATACACATGAGCCATGTATCATTCACAGAGATCTCAATTGCGTCAATGGGAATAATGGCCAGGTGAAGATCGGTGATCTGGGACTTGCAGCAACAGTGGGTGGGAGCCACAAAGCTCACACAGTTATGGGGACACCTGAGTTTATGGCACCTGAACTATACGAGGAGGATTACAATGAGATGGTGGACATATATTCGTTTGGGATGTGCTTGCTGGAGATGGCAACAAGGGAGATACCATACAGTGAATGTGAAACTGTTGTCAAGATTTACAGGAAGGTCTCAACTGGTATAAGGCCTGAATCCTTGTCCAAGGTGACCGATCCAGAGGTGAAGGCATTTATTGAGAAATCCCTAGGTCAGCCGAGGGCAAGACCTTCAGCCTCTGAGCTACTCAGAGACCCCTTCTTTTCTCAAGTCATTGCCGAATAG
- the LOC112165906 gene encoding chloroplastic lipocalin isoform X1, with protein MVHALLQTAPLLLQCSPHVSSSSLLYRGKPGKIVMKCCAEQSMSNKPVTKHVLSGFAASLVLLSQINQAVASEVYFQRNTYELANAAEKTVTLPLDKGSDEGAERLMMMRGMTANNFDPIRYSGRWYEVASLKRGFAGQGQEDCHCTQGVYTFDSEKRAIQVDTFCVHGSPDGYITGIRGNVQCLSEKDLEKNESDLEMQEMIKEKCFLRFPTLPFIPKLPYDVIATDYDNFALVSGAKDTGFIQIYSRTPTPGPEFIEKYKSYLANFGYDPTKIKDTPQDCEVMSDSRLAAMMSMSGMQKILTNEFPDLELKRPVQFDPFTSVFDTLKKLVQLYFK; from the exons ATGGTTCATGCTCTTTTACAAACAGCACCACTTCTCCTCCAGTGTTCTCCTCATGTCTCTTCCTCTAG CCTGCTTTACAGGGGAAAGCCTGGGAAAATAGTGATGAAGTGCTGTGCAGAGCAATCTATGAGCAACAAGCCAGTGACCAAACATGTATTATCTGGGTTTGCGGCATCTTTAGTACTTCTCTCTCAAATAAACCAG GCTGTTGCATCAGAAGTTTACTTTCAAAGGAATACTTATGAGCTTGCAAATGCTGCTGAGAAGACGGTAACTCTTCCTCTTGATAAGGGTTCTGATGAAGGAGCTGAGAGGCTAATGATGATGAGAGGCATGACAGCAAACAATTTTGACCCCATTAGATATTCTGGTAGGTGGTATGAAGTTGCTTCACTTAAACGTGGATTTGCTGGGCAAGGTCAGGAAGACTGTCATTGCACCCAG GGTGTATATACCTTTGATAGTGAGAAGAGGGCCATCCAGGTTGATACCTTCTGTGTTCATGGGTCTCCTGACGGTTATATAACTGGCATAAGGGGAAACGTTCAATGCCTTTCAGAGAAAGATTTGGAAAAGAATGAGTCAGATCTAGAAATGCAGGAGATGATCAAAGAGAAGTGTTTCCTCCGTTTTCCAACATTGCCATTTATCCCTAAGTTGCCGTATGATGTGATCGCAACTGATTATGACAATTTTGCTCTTGTTTCAGGAGCAAAAGATACAGGTTTCATACAG ATCTACTCCAGGACACCAACTCCTGGTCCTGAATTCATAGAGAAGTACAAATCATACTTGGCCAACTTTGGATATGACCCAACCAAAATCAAGGACACCCCACAAGACTGTGAAGTGATGTCGGACAGTCGGCTAGCTGCAATGATGTCAATGTCCGGAATGCAAAAAATTTTAACAAATGAGTTTCCTGATCTAGAATTGAAGCGCCCTGTTCAATTCGACCCCTTCACTAGTGTATTTGACACCCTGAAGAAGCTTGTTCAGCTTTATTTCAAGTAG
- the LOC112165906 gene encoding chloroplastic lipocalin isoform X2, protein MVHALLQTAPLLLQCSPHVSSSRGKPGKIVMKCCAEQSMSNKPVTKHVLSGFAASLVLLSQINQAVASEVYFQRNTYELANAAEKTVTLPLDKGSDEGAERLMMMRGMTANNFDPIRYSGRWYEVASLKRGFAGQGQEDCHCTQGVYTFDSEKRAIQVDTFCVHGSPDGYITGIRGNVQCLSEKDLEKNESDLEMQEMIKEKCFLRFPTLPFIPKLPYDVIATDYDNFALVSGAKDTGFIQIYSRTPTPGPEFIEKYKSYLANFGYDPTKIKDTPQDCEVMSDSRLAAMMSMSGMQKILTNEFPDLELKRPVQFDPFTSVFDTLKKLVQLYFK, encoded by the exons ATGGTTCATGCTCTTTTACAAACAGCACCACTTCTCCTCCAGTGTTCTCCTCATGTCTCTTCCTCTAG GGGAAAGCCTGGGAAAATAGTGATGAAGTGCTGTGCAGAGCAATCTATGAGCAACAAGCCAGTGACCAAACATGTATTATCTGGGTTTGCGGCATCTTTAGTACTTCTCTCTCAAATAAACCAG GCTGTTGCATCAGAAGTTTACTTTCAAAGGAATACTTATGAGCTTGCAAATGCTGCTGAGAAGACGGTAACTCTTCCTCTTGATAAGGGTTCTGATGAAGGAGCTGAGAGGCTAATGATGATGAGAGGCATGACAGCAAACAATTTTGACCCCATTAGATATTCTGGTAGGTGGTATGAAGTTGCTTCACTTAAACGTGGATTTGCTGGGCAAGGTCAGGAAGACTGTCATTGCACCCAG GGTGTATATACCTTTGATAGTGAGAAGAGGGCCATCCAGGTTGATACCTTCTGTGTTCATGGGTCTCCTGACGGTTATATAACTGGCATAAGGGGAAACGTTCAATGCCTTTCAGAGAAAGATTTGGAAAAGAATGAGTCAGATCTAGAAATGCAGGAGATGATCAAAGAGAAGTGTTTCCTCCGTTTTCCAACATTGCCATTTATCCCTAAGTTGCCGTATGATGTGATCGCAACTGATTATGACAATTTTGCTCTTGTTTCAGGAGCAAAAGATACAGGTTTCATACAG ATCTACTCCAGGACACCAACTCCTGGTCCTGAATTCATAGAGAAGTACAAATCATACTTGGCCAACTTTGGATATGACCCAACCAAAATCAAGGACACCCCACAAGACTGTGAAGTGATGTCGGACAGTCGGCTAGCTGCAATGATGTCAATGTCCGGAATGCAAAAAATTTTAACAAATGAGTTTCCTGATCTAGAATTGAAGCGCCCTGTTCAATTCGACCCCTTCACTAGTGTATTTGACACCCTGAAGAAGCTTGTTCAGCTTTATTTCAAGTAG
- the LOC112167949 gene encoding protein MOS2: MRISFSLPSNSSSKPNPIEPSTSFEDDDDDDDTTTPNLNDDASKQYIHEFTAAEEPSAKPRVIPPIPNEWQPGKNTMNSLEFVAESLSIDGSYSEIPYCLNLRQRPESEEAVVQKLKEELKALPEIRGMEEFDENPVEGFGAALLAGYGWQPGRGIGKNAKEDVGVVEVRANVGRQGLGFRPE; the protein is encoded by the coding sequence ATGagaatctctttctctctgcctTCAAACTCCTCCTCGAAGCCAAACCCTATCGAACCCTCCACTTCCTTcgaagacgacgacgacgacgacgacacCACTACCCCCAACCTAAACGACGACGCATCGAAACAATACATCCACGAATTCACCGCCGCGGAAGAGCCCTCAGCCAAACCCCGCGTGATCCCGCCCATCCCAAACGAATGGCAGCCGGGGAAGAACACCATGAACAGCCTCGAATTCGTGGCCGAGTCTCTCTCAATCGATGGCTCATATTCCGAGATCCCGTACTGCCTCAATCTCCGGCAGAGACCCGAATCCGAGGAGGCGGTGGTTCAGAAATTGAAAGAGGAATTGAAGGCGTTGCCGGAGATTAGGGGGATGGAGGAGTTTGATGAGAATCCGGTGGAGGGGTTCGGTGCAGCTCTGCTCGCCGGGTACGGGTGGCAACCGGGGCGAGGAATCGGCAAGAACGCAAAGGAAGATGTTGGTGTTGTGGAGGTCCGGGCCAATGTGGGAAGgcaagggttagggtttcgaccGGAATAG
- the LOC112165905 gene encoding uncharacterized protein LOC112165905 — translation MDSEAENLEEKLMSLLGQLRAERAILERVVYKNKNQHRRSSYFQYLMKVRRDLRLLQSTKLEEILGCCFQSITGKRPKQKMHLLESLKRRKCESGKYNFMERLLGAARLLSQMVEPMLKAAIQISTLLARSFFMGFSLTILALLARLRVLVQQILLDVVSVFNMVSSLSQKKQSVKINQEGVEVFREFYPTQEDFITLECVWKSDKFDLLERTHKSQIASPGVDISLGTSSVLYRSIESSLGDDEMSERPDENHTVELDQVQVMENNINLLSGPSDGDDVKLVEPCGEGSNMEDTPSKKLSQEGCLPQVSSSSEASKLKSGPVKVAFIQIKKPITSSANTSGLHSRETDIINHNKEDPLFSLLSSANVKNSLL, via the exons ATGGATTCCGAAGCAGAGAATCTTGAGGAGAAGTTGATGTCTTTGCTCGGTCAGCTCCGAGCTGAGCGTGCCATTCTTGAAAGAGTGGTCTACAAGAACAAGAATCAGCATAGACGTTCCTCTTACTTCCAGTACCTAATGAAG GTAAGGAGGGATTTGAGGCTTTTACAATCAACTAAGTTGGAGGAGATTTTGGGCTGCTGTTTCCAAAGTATCACTGGAAAGAGACCCAAGCAAAAGATGCATCTATTagaaag tttgaagagaagaaaatgtgAAAGTGGAAAATATAATTTCATGGAACGACTTCTGGGAGCTGCACGTCTTCTATCGCAG ATGGTTGAACCAATGTTGAAGGCTGCTAT TCAGATATCTACATTGCTGGCTCGATCTTTTTTCATGGGATTCTCTTTGACTATCTTAGCTTTGCTTGCACGACTTCGAGTTTTGGTTCAACAG ATTCTGCTTGATGTTGTTTCAGTATTCAACATGGTTTCTTCTCTTTCCCAAAAGAAGCAATCAGTTAAAATAAATCAAGAAGGAGTTGAG GTCTTCAGGGAGTTTTACCCTACACAAGAGGATTTTATCACTCTGGAGTGCGTGTGGAAATCTGATAAATTTGACTTGCTTGAGAGGACACATAAGAGCCAGATTGCAAGTCCTGGTGTGGATATTTCTTTAGGGACATCATCTGTGCTTTATCGAAGTATTGAGTCTTCCCTTGGAG ATGATGAAATGTCTGAGAGGCCAGATGAAAACCATACTGTTGAGCTCGATCAAGTTCAGGTCATGGAGAACAACATTAATCTATTGTCTGGTCCATCCGATGGTGATGATGTAAAGCTGGTTGAACCTTGTGGGGAGGGTTCAAACATGGAAGACACTCCTAGCAAAAAGCTTTCCCAAGAAGGTTGCTTGCCACAAGTCTCTTCAAGTTCAGAGGCATCAAAACTGAAGTCTGGACCAGTTAAAGTGGCATTCATACAAATTAAAAAACCCATAACATCATCCGCAAATACATCTGGACTCCATTCTAGAGAAACTGACATCATTAACCATAATAAGGAAGATCCATTGTTCAGCTTGCTTTCTAGTGCCAATGTAAAGAATAGTCTCTTATGA